In Parageobacillus sp. KH3-4, the genomic window AAATGCCGATTACGAAAGTGCTTTATGAAGTGTTATTTGACGGAAAAGATCCAAAGGATGCGGCTGATTCGTTAATGTCGCGCGTAAAAACGCAAGAGATGGACGATTTAGTGAATATTCTTACAGAACCGCAGCGGTAAAAACGAGGAAAATAGGCGTTCGAGGATACAAGGCGTCTGCGCTTCGCATACAATACTACGAACAATTATAGACTTGAGCTTCCGGATCAAGGGTATTGTTGTTAAACTGAAGTAAAGAAAAGCCCCGCTTTACTTCAGTTTTTTTGTTCATGCATAAAGTCCGCGTCTACATGAAACAAAATATATTTATTTGTTATAATAGTGTCGAAAAAAAGGAGGAAAAGCGATGTCACCGGCGTTGGCGAAAATGTGGATTGCCATTGCGTCCATGGTATTCATGTTTATCTCGGTATTTTCGATTTATATCAGCCGCTATAAAGCAAAAAACAA contains:
- a CDS encoding DUF2768 domain-containing protein, which translates into the protein MSPALAKMWIAIASMVFMFISVFSIYISRYKAKNKIIRFIFALIAYVLMILAGIIIIFVVFSGPTPE